A single genomic interval of Daucus carota subsp. sativus chromosome 1, DH1 v3.0, whole genome shotgun sequence harbors:
- the LOC108227950 gene encoding DNA polymerase zeta catalytic subunit isoform X1, producing MEESDKKKIFSVRIVSIDYYMSPPITDMDISYSSFQGGRVKEVPVIRIYGSTPAAQKTCLHIHQALPYLYVPCSELSLRPELEGEACMHSLCLAIEKALKLKGNAGSKRQHVHGCSVVQARRLYGYKSSEEFFVKIFLYYPQDVSRAANLLVGGAILDKVLQPHESHIPFLLQFLIDHNLYGMGHLHVSKMKFRTPVPDGSQSEAKGNRHHRQKTDSSDCFPVDSLVESSGNACFGLPLWTSLTIPDGWLWQQSSQLDPSIGPNPYIISRQSTCQLEGDASVHEILNQQNLSYSSLSQTGSDVKFVQSLIPIWEEFEKAGMHGVASLSIPGKPLPEDTLRILSDGGEFVDKYMELFSNTSTQIKDHITIFSDDANVDESNRVICESSPYSKAKNSAGLDLCAEKLLADKVLSTVGPSNVKSADYEAEALLKWLASSQAAEDINSDDELARETILSPLLPASTMVKMLERANIDYESQSQQECQDILDCVEDSIDIVASKRKESRPIDDCQLPLKENITRAEGSNEERILISCSAKSSEIETNSEFEKSLQSYTPVDFGSGFTTIQKRKRPLQRSGSFSMDQKLEGDIHPEISNENCFGVNNEIKRRNVATGCEENDLECSEETSVNIKSSMRDLMRRKRCYQVGLPECDTSHERVSIQEELKKDASLCIEDNSEDLKHRERNFSQQTAIVVRRTCEAQPKSGAAPVEPDNFRYGILPLLSHSDHSGPLTITADGSCFGDINDPKVTAPTARSGNRYLGSMAIHEHTKIASQLVDSENQNSAAELGSFENKTGEDLKDVSKIVTPLSFSRSDPCCRKLNFDDDILLETEKVLPTAAVCSSQPCTLQPQNIVFDNHGHFSGSHSTNPLQREMEVSAENPSGLDLRITHINTRCSSSGQHERNEDQNTRRIAEDFNYHQKGVMGIPAHFYNDNSSIYILTPAISPPSADSVDRWLSQDDTDSHSSLADARRDLGPHEDAIIAHVKQPIEESHTAGLRPLHSDSTKMPNNDVTTLIIEQNTCYAEDTSQISAPDGKSKLTPTSQIGFQDPASAGGSQQLTIFSIEVQAQSKGDSRPDPRLDAINFIVLVIFEDDGSLTETHVLLHSDTAPAPRNLDGISGCKMLVFSEEKELFNHFIKFICSYDPDILMGWDIQGGSLGFLAERAAQIGIGLLNKISRTVSQTKELGQDSDVRVKSVITDALLESTVADSAVLDDAIIEDEWGRTHASGIHVSGRIILNCWRLVRSEVKLNMYTAEAVAEEVLRQKLPFIPCKELTKWFSSGPGRARYRCIEYIINKAKLNIEIMTRLDMINRTSELARVFGIDFFSVLSRGSQYRVESMLLRLAHTQNYLAIAPGSQQVASQPAMECLPLVMEPESGFYADPVVVLDFQSLYPSMIIAYNLCFCTCLGKVTPAKSNTLGVSSYSPDPNVLMDLKDEILLTPNGVMYVPSKVRKGVLPRLLEEILSTRIMVKQAMKKLAPSERVRERIFNARQLALKLIANVTYGYTAAGFSGRMPCAELADSIVQCGRRTLETAISFVNAHEKWKAKVLYGDTDSMFVLLRGRSVKEALEIGQDIASTVTAMNPNPVTLKLEKVYHPCFLLTKKRYVGYSYESPYQVKPIFDAKGIETVRRDTCGAVSKTMEQSLRLFFEHQNLFKVKHYLLRQWKRILSGRVSLQDFVFAKEVRLGTYSSRASSLPPAAIVATKAMKNDPRAEPRYAERIPYVVVHGEPGARLVDMVIDPLELLAINSPFKLNGLYYIKKQMIPALQRVFTLVGADLNLWFQEMPRPEQKAFGKHQLNALNPNRTRIDSYYLSKHCILCGELVQASTYICGKCSKNEAAVATAMVGRTSKLEREIQHLADICRHCGGGDWIIESGVKCTSLACSVFFERRKVQKELQSLSVIAADADFYPRCIVEWF from the exons ATGGAAGAATCGGACAAGAAGAAAATATTCAGCGTGCGCATCGTCTCAATCGACTACTACATGTCTCCTCCCATCACCGATATGGATATCTCTTACAGCTCTTTCCAAG GTGGGAGAGTAAAGGAAGTGCCTGTTATAAGAATATATGGCTCCACTCCTGCTGCTCAGAAAACATGTCTGCATATTCACCAG GCTTTACCTTATTTATATGTTCCATGTTCTGAATTGTCCCTTCGACCAGAGCTTGAAG GTGAAGCTTGCATGCACTCTCTCTGCCTTGCTATTGAGAAGGCATTAAAG CTAAAAGGGAACGCTGGTTCGAAACGTCAGCATGTGCATGGTTGCAGTGTTGTCCAAGCAAGGAGATTATATGGATATAAATCATCGGAGGAATTTTTTGTCAAGATTTTCCT CTATTATCCACAGGATGTTTCTCGTGCTGCTAATCTGCTTGTG GGAGGTGCAATCCTCGATAAAGTTTTACAGCCTCACGAGTCACACATACCATTCCTTCTCCAGTTTCTG ATTGATCATAACCTGTATGGGATGGGTCATTTACATGTATCAAAGATGAAGTTCCGCACCCCTGTGCCAGATGGTTCTCAGAGTGAAGCTAAGGGGAACCGACACCACAGACAGAAGACGGACAGCAGTGACTGTTTTCCTGTTGATTCTCTG GTTGAGTCGAGTGGAAATGCATGTTTCGGTTTACCCCTATGGACTTCCCTTACAATTCCAGATGGCTGGCTTTGGCAACAATCTAGTCAGTTAGATCCTTCAATAGGTCCAAATCCCTATATTATCTCACGTCAAAGTACATGCCAACTAGAAGGAGATGCTTCAGTTCATG AGATACTCAATCaacaaaatttatcatattCTTCACTCTCACAAACCGGGTCAGATGTTAAATTTGTTCAGTCTCTAATACCAATATGGGAG GAATTCGAAAAAGCTGGAATGCATGGTGTAGCCTCACTGTCTATTCCAGGAAAACCACTCCCAGAAGATACTTTGAGGATTCTGTCAGATGGGGGTGAATTTGTGGACAAATATATGGAGTTGTTCAGCAACACAAGTACTCAAATAAAGGATCATATTACAATTTTTTCTGATGATGCCAATGTGGATGAGTCTAATCGTGTTATATGTGAGAGTAGCCCATACTCTAAGGCTAAAAACAGTGCGGGGCTTGATTTATGTGCTGAGAAATTATTAGCTGACAAAGTTTTGTCCACTGTCGGACCATCAAATGTGAAG AGTGCAGATTATGAAGCTGAAGCTCTGCTTAAGTGGCTTGCATCTTCTCAAGCTGCAGAAGATATAAACTCCGATGATGAACTTGCTCGTGAGACCATTTTGAGTCCCTTATTACCCGCATCAACCATGGTCAAAATGTTAGAAAGAGCCAACATAGATTATGAAAGTCAATCCCAGCAAGAGTGTCAGGATATTCTTGACTGTGTTGAGGACTCGATAGACATTGTTGCTTCAAAAAGAAAGGAGTCTCGTCCCATTGATGATTGCCAACTACCATTGAAGGAAAATATTACGCGGGCTGAAGGCTCTAATGAGGAACgaatattaatttcatgttcTGCTAAGTCATCTGAAATAGAGACGAACAGTGAATTTGAGAAGTCCTTGCAATCCTACACACCCGTTGATTTTGGTTCAGGATTTACCactattcagaaaagaaaaagaccTCTGCAGAGGTCTGGATCTTTTTCCATGGATCAGAAGTTGGAAGGTGATATACATCCTGAAATTTCCAATGAGAATTGTTTTGGTGTGAACAATGAGATTAAAAGACGTAACGTAGCAACAGGGTGTGAGGAGAATGATCTTGAATGTTCAGAGGAAACTAGTGTGAATATTAAATCTTCGATGCGTGATTTGATGAGGAGAAAGCGATGCTACCAGGTTGGACTACCTGAATGCGATACCTCTCATGAAAGGGTTTCCATTCAAGAGGAATTGAAAAAAGATGCATCTCTTTGCATAGAGGACAATAGTGAAGACCTAAAGCATCGTGAGAGGAACTTTTCTCAGCAAACAGCAATAGTTGTGAGGAGGACTTGTGAAGCACAACCTAAATCAGGAGCAGCACCTGTTGAACCTGACAACTTCAGGTATGGAATATTGCCTTTACTTTCTCACAGTGATCACTCAGGTCCATTGACGATCACTGCTGATGGAAGTTGTTTTGGAGATATTAATGATCCGAAAGTCACTGCACCCACTGCCAGATCAGGAAACAGATATCTCGGTTCCATGGCAATACATGAACACACCAAAATTGCATCACAGTTGGTTGACTCTGAAAATCAAAATTCTGCAGCCGAACTGGGGTCGTTTGAGAACAAAACAGGCGAAGATTTAAAAGACGTTTCTAAAATTGTTACACCATTGAGTTTTAGTCGCTCAGATCCCTGTTGTAGAAAGttgaattttgatgatgatatacTTTTGGAAACTGAGAAAGTGCTGCCAACTGCTGCTGTGTGTTCAAGTCAACCATGTACCCTTCAGCCAcaaaatattgtctttgacaatCACGGTCATTTTTCTGGTAGCCATAGCACCAACCCTTTGCAGAGAGAAATGGAAGTGTCGGCTGAAAATCCCAGTGGACTTGACTTAAGAATAACTCATATAAATACGCGATGTTCCAGCAGTGGGCAACACG AAAGAAACGAAGATCAAAACACTAGACGTATAGCAGAAGATTTTAATTATCACCAAAAAGGAGTCATGGGCATTCCTGCTCACTTTTACAATGATAATTCTTCTATATACATTTTGACCCCTGCAATTTCTCCTCCATCTGCAGATAGTGTTGACAGATGGCTGTCACAAGATGACACAG ATTCACACAGTTCTCTAGCTGATGCTCGTAGAGACTTGGGTCCTCATGAAGATGCCATCATAGCTCATGTGAAACAGCCAATTGAAGAAAGCCATACCGCTGGACTGCGGCCTTTGCATTCAGACTCTACAAAGATGCCAAACAATGATGTTACTACATTAATTATTGAACAAAACACCTGTTACGCAGAAGATACTTCTCAGATATCTGCACCTGATGGCAAATCAAAGTTAACTCCTACAAGTCAAATTGGATTTCAGGATCCTGCAAGTGCTGGTGGATCGCAGCAATTAACAATTTTTAGTATAGAG GTTCAAGCACAATCCAAGGGGGATTCCCGACCCGATCCTCGACTAGATGCCATCAATTTTATAGTTCTTGTTATTTTTGAAGATGATGGTTCGTTAACCGAGACTCATGTTCTTTTACACAGTGATACTGCACCTGCTCCAAG GAATCTTGATGGGATATCTGGTTGCAAGATGTTGGTTTTCTCCGAAGAAAAGGAATTGtttaatcattttataaagTTCATATGTTCTTATGATCCAGATATATTAATGGGATGGGATATTCAGGGTGGTTCTCTTGGATTTCTCGCCGAAAGGGCTGCTCAGATTGGTATTGGTTTACTTAATAAAATATCTCGCACAGTTTCCCAAACCAAGGAACTTGGTCAAGATTCAGATGTTCGTGTGAAAAGTGTAATAACTGACGCACTTCTAGAGTCGACTGTTGCTGATTCTGCAGTACTTGATGATGCCATAATTGAGGATGAGTGGGGTCGAACGCATGCAAGCGGTATCCATGTTAGTGGTAGAATTATCCTCAATTGTTGGCGGTTGGTCCGCAGTGAAGTTAAACTTAATATGTACACGGCTGAAGCTGTAGCTGAAGAAGTTTTGAGGCAAAAGCTCCCATTTATCCCTTGCAAAGAACTTACAAAATGGTTTTCAAGTGGTCCTGGACGAGCAAGATACCGATGTATagaatatatcataaataaagcAAAACTAAATATTGAGATAATGACTCGACTTGATATG ATTAATCGCACATCAGAACTTGCTCGTGTGTTTGGCATTGACTTCTTTTCAGTTCTCTCTCGAGGGTCACAATATCGTGTTGAATCTATGCTTTTGAGATTGGCACATACACAGAATTATCTTGCAATTGCGCCTGGGAGTCAACAG GTAGCTTCTCAACCTGCAATGGAATGCCTTCCTCTTGTGATGGAACCAGAATCAGGATTTTATGCAGACCCAGTTGTCGTGCTAGATTTTCAGTCACTCTATCCATCAATGATAATCGCATACAACCTCTGCTTCTGCACATGCCTCGGAAAAGTTACACCTGCAAAGTCAAACACCTTAGGCGTGAGTTCATATTCACCAGATCCAAATGTTTTGATGGATTTGAAAGATGAAATATTACTTACCCCAAATGGTGTTATGTACGTTCCTTCAAAG GTCCGTAAAGGTGTACTACCTCGTTTATTAGAAGAAATATTATCTACTAGAATCATGGTAAAACAGGCAATGAAAAAGCTGGCACCTTCAGAGAGGGTCCGTGAAAGG ATTTTTAATGCCAGACAGCTCGCCCTGAAGCTAATAGCAAATGTAACATATGGCTATACAGCTGCTGGGTTTAGTGGTCGCATGCCATGTGCAGAGCTTGCTGATAGTATTGTTCAATGTGGCCGTAGAACTTTGGAAACTGCTATTTCATTTGTTAATGCTCATGAGAAATGGAAAGCTAAGGTTCTATATGGTGATACAGATAG CATGTTTGTACTCCTTAGAGGACGTTCTGTGAAAGAAGCCCTTGAAATTGGGCAAGATATTGCATCAACAGTTACTGCAATGAATCCAAATCCAGTTACATTGAAATTGGAGAAGGTTTACCATCCTTGTTTTCTTCTTACAAAGAAGCGTTATGTGGGATACAGTTATGAGAGCCCTTACCAAGTCAAGCCAATATTTGATGCCAAAGGTATTGAGACCGTGCGCAGAGATACATGTGGCGCTGTTTCCAAGACAATGGAGCAGTCATTGAGACTTTTTTTCGAACATCAGAATCTTTTTAAG GTTAAGCACTACTTGCTTCGTCAGTGGAAACGGATTCTATCTGGAAGGGTCTCTCTTCAGGATTTTGTTTTTGCGAAGGAGGTACGGTTAGGCACATATAGTTCTCGTGCTTCCTCGCTTCCTCCGGCTGCAATTGTGGCCACTAAAGCTATGAAAAATGATCCAAGGGCAGAACCCCGTTATGCAGAGAGAATACCTTATGTTGTAGTGCATGGTGAACCCGGAGCTCGTTTAGTTGATATGGTAATAGACCCATTGGAACTCCTGGCAATTAATTCTCCTTTCAAATTGAATGGTTTGTATTACATCAAAAAGCAAATGATACCAGCTTTACAACGAGTATTTACACTAGTTGGAGCTGATTTGAATCTGTGGTTTCAAGAAATGCCTCGCCCAGAGCAAAAGGCTTTTGGTAAACACCAACTGAATGCATTGAATCCTAACCGAACTAGAATAGACTCTTACTATCTCTCAAAGCATTGTATCCTTTGTGGTGAGTTGGTCCAGGCATCAACTTATATATGTGGTAAATGTTCTAAAAATGAGGCTGCTGTTGCAACAGCCATGGTTGGAAGAACCTCAAAACTCGAAAGAGAGATTCAACACCTAGCTGAC ATTTGCCGACATTGTGGAGGTGGAGATTGGATCATAGAAAGTGGTGTGAAATGTACATCGCTTGCATGCTCCGTCTTCTTTGAGAGGAGGAAAGTCCAGAAAGAGTTGCAATCTCTGTCTGTTATTGCCGCAGACGCAGACTTCTATCCCAGGTGCATTGTGGAGTGGTTCTAA
- the LOC108227950 gene encoding DNA polymerase zeta catalytic subunit isoform X3, producing the protein MHSLCLAIEKALKLKGNAGSKRQHVHGCSVVQARRLYGYKSSEEFFVKIFLYYPQDVSRAANLLVGGAILDKVLQPHESHIPFLLQFLIDHNLYGMGHLHVSKMKFRTPVPDGSQSEAKGNRHHRQKTDSSDCFPVDSLVESSGNACFGLPLWTSLTIPDGWLWQQSSQLDPSIGPNPYIISRQSTCQLEGDASVHEILNQQNLSYSSLSQTGSDVKFVQSLIPIWEEFEKAGMHGVASLSIPGKPLPEDTLRILSDGGEFVDKYMELFSNTSTQIKDHITIFSDDANVDESNRVICESSPYSKAKNSAGLDLCAEKLLADKVLSTVGPSNVKSADYEAEALLKWLASSQAAEDINSDDELARETILSPLLPASTMVKMLERANIDYESQSQQECQDILDCVEDSIDIVASKRKESRPIDDCQLPLKENITRAEGSNEERILISCSAKSSEIETNSEFEKSLQSYTPVDFGSGFTTIQKRKRPLQRSGSFSMDQKLEGDIHPEISNENCFGVNNEIKRRNVATGCEENDLECSEETSVNIKSSMRDLMRRKRCYQVGLPECDTSHERVSIQEELKKDASLCIEDNSEDLKHRERNFSQQTAIVVRRTCEAQPKSGAAPVEPDNFRYGILPLLSHSDHSGPLTITADGSCFGDINDPKVTAPTARSGNRYLGSMAIHEHTKIASQLVDSENQNSAAELGSFENKTGEDLKDVSKIVTPLSFSRSDPCCRKLNFDDDILLETEKVLPTAAVCSSQPCTLQPQNIVFDNHGHFSGSHSTNPLQREMEVSAENPSGLDLRITHINTRCSSSGQHERNEDQNTRRIAEDFNYHQKGVMGIPAHFYNDNSSIYILTPAISPPSADSVDRWLSQDDTDSHSSLADARRDLGPHEDAIIAHVKQPIEESHTAGLRPLHSDSTKMPNNDVTTLIIEQNTCYAEDTSQISAPDGKSKLTPTSQIGFQDPASAGGSQQLTIFSIEVQAQSKGDSRPDPRLDAINFIVLVIFEDDGSLTETHVLLHSDTAPAPRNLDGISGCKMLVFSEEKELFNHFIKFICSYDPDILMGWDIQGGSLGFLAERAAQIGIGLLNKISRTVSQTKELGQDSDVRVKSVITDALLESTVADSAVLDDAIIEDEWGRTHASGIHVSGRIILNCWRLVRSEVKLNMYTAEAVAEEVLRQKLPFIPCKELTKWFSSGPGRARYRCIEYIINKAKLNIEIMTRLDMINRTSELARVFGIDFFSVLSRGSQYRVESMLLRLAHTQNYLAIAPGSQQVASQPAMECLPLVMEPESGFYADPVVVLDFQSLYPSMIIAYNLCFCTCLGKVTPAKSNTLGVSSYSPDPNVLMDLKDEILLTPNGVMYVPSKVRKGVLPRLLEEILSTRIMVKQAMKKLAPSERVRERIFNARQLALKLIANVTYGYTAAGFSGRMPCAELADSIVQCGRRTLETAISFVNAHEKWKAKVLYGDTDSMFVLLRGRSVKEALEIGQDIASTVTAMNPNPVTLKLEKVYHPCFLLTKKRYVGYSYESPYQVKPIFDAKGIETVRRDTCGAVSKTMEQSLRLFFEHQNLFKVKHYLLRQWKRILSGRVSLQDFVFAKEVRLGTYSSRASSLPPAAIVATKAMKNDPRAEPRYAERIPYVVVHGEPGARLVDMVIDPLELLAINSPFKLNGLYYIKKQMIPALQRVFTLVGADLNLWFQEMPRPEQKAFGKHQLNALNPNRTRIDSYYLSKHCILCGELVQASTYICGKCSKNEAAVATAMVGRTSKLEREIQHLADICRHCGGGDWIIESGVKCTSLACSVFFERRKVQKELQSLSVIAADADFYPRCIVEWF; encoded by the exons ATGCACTCTCTCTGCCTTGCTATTGAGAAGGCATTAAAG CTAAAAGGGAACGCTGGTTCGAAACGTCAGCATGTGCATGGTTGCAGTGTTGTCCAAGCAAGGAGATTATATGGATATAAATCATCGGAGGAATTTTTTGTCAAGATTTTCCT CTATTATCCACAGGATGTTTCTCGTGCTGCTAATCTGCTTGTG GGAGGTGCAATCCTCGATAAAGTTTTACAGCCTCACGAGTCACACATACCATTCCTTCTCCAGTTTCTG ATTGATCATAACCTGTATGGGATGGGTCATTTACATGTATCAAAGATGAAGTTCCGCACCCCTGTGCCAGATGGTTCTCAGAGTGAAGCTAAGGGGAACCGACACCACAGACAGAAGACGGACAGCAGTGACTGTTTTCCTGTTGATTCTCTG GTTGAGTCGAGTGGAAATGCATGTTTCGGTTTACCCCTATGGACTTCCCTTACAATTCCAGATGGCTGGCTTTGGCAACAATCTAGTCAGTTAGATCCTTCAATAGGTCCAAATCCCTATATTATCTCACGTCAAAGTACATGCCAACTAGAAGGAGATGCTTCAGTTCATG AGATACTCAATCaacaaaatttatcatattCTTCACTCTCACAAACCGGGTCAGATGTTAAATTTGTTCAGTCTCTAATACCAATATGGGAG GAATTCGAAAAAGCTGGAATGCATGGTGTAGCCTCACTGTCTATTCCAGGAAAACCACTCCCAGAAGATACTTTGAGGATTCTGTCAGATGGGGGTGAATTTGTGGACAAATATATGGAGTTGTTCAGCAACACAAGTACTCAAATAAAGGATCATATTACAATTTTTTCTGATGATGCCAATGTGGATGAGTCTAATCGTGTTATATGTGAGAGTAGCCCATACTCTAAGGCTAAAAACAGTGCGGGGCTTGATTTATGTGCTGAGAAATTATTAGCTGACAAAGTTTTGTCCACTGTCGGACCATCAAATGTGAAG AGTGCAGATTATGAAGCTGAAGCTCTGCTTAAGTGGCTTGCATCTTCTCAAGCTGCAGAAGATATAAACTCCGATGATGAACTTGCTCGTGAGACCATTTTGAGTCCCTTATTACCCGCATCAACCATGGTCAAAATGTTAGAAAGAGCCAACATAGATTATGAAAGTCAATCCCAGCAAGAGTGTCAGGATATTCTTGACTGTGTTGAGGACTCGATAGACATTGTTGCTTCAAAAAGAAAGGAGTCTCGTCCCATTGATGATTGCCAACTACCATTGAAGGAAAATATTACGCGGGCTGAAGGCTCTAATGAGGAACgaatattaatttcatgttcTGCTAAGTCATCTGAAATAGAGACGAACAGTGAATTTGAGAAGTCCTTGCAATCCTACACACCCGTTGATTTTGGTTCAGGATTTACCactattcagaaaagaaaaagaccTCTGCAGAGGTCTGGATCTTTTTCCATGGATCAGAAGTTGGAAGGTGATATACATCCTGAAATTTCCAATGAGAATTGTTTTGGTGTGAACAATGAGATTAAAAGACGTAACGTAGCAACAGGGTGTGAGGAGAATGATCTTGAATGTTCAGAGGAAACTAGTGTGAATATTAAATCTTCGATGCGTGATTTGATGAGGAGAAAGCGATGCTACCAGGTTGGACTACCTGAATGCGATACCTCTCATGAAAGGGTTTCCATTCAAGAGGAATTGAAAAAAGATGCATCTCTTTGCATAGAGGACAATAGTGAAGACCTAAAGCATCGTGAGAGGAACTTTTCTCAGCAAACAGCAATAGTTGTGAGGAGGACTTGTGAAGCACAACCTAAATCAGGAGCAGCACCTGTTGAACCTGACAACTTCAGGTATGGAATATTGCCTTTACTTTCTCACAGTGATCACTCAGGTCCATTGACGATCACTGCTGATGGAAGTTGTTTTGGAGATATTAATGATCCGAAAGTCACTGCACCCACTGCCAGATCAGGAAACAGATATCTCGGTTCCATGGCAATACATGAACACACCAAAATTGCATCACAGTTGGTTGACTCTGAAAATCAAAATTCTGCAGCCGAACTGGGGTCGTTTGAGAACAAAACAGGCGAAGATTTAAAAGACGTTTCTAAAATTGTTACACCATTGAGTTTTAGTCGCTCAGATCCCTGTTGTAGAAAGttgaattttgatgatgatatacTTTTGGAAACTGAGAAAGTGCTGCCAACTGCTGCTGTGTGTTCAAGTCAACCATGTACCCTTCAGCCAcaaaatattgtctttgacaatCACGGTCATTTTTCTGGTAGCCATAGCACCAACCCTTTGCAGAGAGAAATGGAAGTGTCGGCTGAAAATCCCAGTGGACTTGACTTAAGAATAACTCATATAAATACGCGATGTTCCAGCAGTGGGCAACACG AAAGAAACGAAGATCAAAACACTAGACGTATAGCAGAAGATTTTAATTATCACCAAAAAGGAGTCATGGGCATTCCTGCTCACTTTTACAATGATAATTCTTCTATATACATTTTGACCCCTGCAATTTCTCCTCCATCTGCAGATAGTGTTGACAGATGGCTGTCACAAGATGACACAG ATTCACACAGTTCTCTAGCTGATGCTCGTAGAGACTTGGGTCCTCATGAAGATGCCATCATAGCTCATGTGAAACAGCCAATTGAAGAAAGCCATACCGCTGGACTGCGGCCTTTGCATTCAGACTCTACAAAGATGCCAAACAATGATGTTACTACATTAATTATTGAACAAAACACCTGTTACGCAGAAGATACTTCTCAGATATCTGCACCTGATGGCAAATCAAAGTTAACTCCTACAAGTCAAATTGGATTTCAGGATCCTGCAAGTGCTGGTGGATCGCAGCAATTAACAATTTTTAGTATAGAG GTTCAAGCACAATCCAAGGGGGATTCCCGACCCGATCCTCGACTAGATGCCATCAATTTTATAGTTCTTGTTATTTTTGAAGATGATGGTTCGTTAACCGAGACTCATGTTCTTTTACACAGTGATACTGCACCTGCTCCAAG GAATCTTGATGGGATATCTGGTTGCAAGATGTTGGTTTTCTCCGAAGAAAAGGAATTGtttaatcattttataaagTTCATATGTTCTTATGATCCAGATATATTAATGGGATGGGATATTCAGGGTGGTTCTCTTGGATTTCTCGCCGAAAGGGCTGCTCAGATTGGTATTGGTTTACTTAATAAAATATCTCGCACAGTTTCCCAAACCAAGGAACTTGGTCAAGATTCAGATGTTCGTGTGAAAAGTGTAATAACTGACGCACTTCTAGAGTCGACTGTTGCTGATTCTGCAGTACTTGATGATGCCATAATTGAGGATGAGTGGGGTCGAACGCATGCAAGCGGTATCCATGTTAGTGGTAGAATTATCCTCAATTGTTGGCGGTTGGTCCGCAGTGAAGTTAAACTTAATATGTACACGGCTGAAGCTGTAGCTGAAGAAGTTTTGAGGCAAAAGCTCCCATTTATCCCTTGCAAAGAACTTACAAAATGGTTTTCAAGTGGTCCTGGACGAGCAAGATACCGATGTATagaatatatcataaataaagcAAAACTAAATATTGAGATAATGACTCGACTTGATATG ATTAATCGCACATCAGAACTTGCTCGTGTGTTTGGCATTGACTTCTTTTCAGTTCTCTCTCGAGGGTCACAATATCGTGTTGAATCTATGCTTTTGAGATTGGCACATACACAGAATTATCTTGCAATTGCGCCTGGGAGTCAACAG GTAGCTTCTCAACCTGCAATGGAATGCCTTCCTCTTGTGATGGAACCAGAATCAGGATTTTATGCAGACCCAGTTGTCGTGCTAGATTTTCAGTCACTCTATCCATCAATGATAATCGCATACAACCTCTGCTTCTGCACATGCCTCGGAAAAGTTACACCTGCAAAGTCAAACACCTTAGGCGTGAGTTCATATTCACCAGATCCAAATGTTTTGATGGATTTGAAAGATGAAATATTACTTACCCCAAATGGTGTTATGTACGTTCCTTCAAAG GTCCGTAAAGGTGTACTACCTCGTTTATTAGAAGAAATATTATCTACTAGAATCATGGTAAAACAGGCAATGAAAAAGCTGGCACCTTCAGAGAGGGTCCGTGAAAGG ATTTTTAATGCCAGACAGCTCGCCCTGAAGCTAATAGCAAATGTAACATATGGCTATACAGCTGCTGGGTTTAGTGGTCGCATGCCATGTGCAGAGCTTGCTGATAGTATTGTTCAATGTGGCCGTAGAACTTTGGAAACTGCTATTTCATTTGTTAATGCTCATGAGAAATGGAAAGCTAAGGTTCTATATGGTGATACAGATAG CATGTTTGTACTCCTTAGAGGACGTTCTGTGAAAGAAGCCCTTGAAATTGGGCAAGATATTGCATCAACAGTTACTGCAATGAATCCAAATCCAGTTACATTGAAATTGGAGAAGGTTTACCATCCTTGTTTTCTTCTTACAAAGAAGCGTTATGTGGGATACAGTTATGAGAGCCCTTACCAAGTCAAGCCAATATTTGATGCCAAAGGTATTGAGACCGTGCGCAGAGATACATGTGGCGCTGTTTCCAAGACAATGGAGCAGTCATTGAGACTTTTTTTCGAACATCAGAATCTTTTTAAG GTTAAGCACTACTTGCTTCGTCAGTGGAAACGGATTCTATCTGGAAGGGTCTCTCTTCAGGATTTTGTTTTTGCGAAGGAGGTACGGTTAGGCACATATAGTTCTCGTGCTTCCTCGCTTCCTCCGGCTGCAATTGTGGCCACTAAAGCTATGAAAAATGATCCAAGGGCAGAACCCCGTTATGCAGAGAGAATACCTTATGTTGTAGTGCATGGTGAACCCGGAGCTCGTTTAGTTGATATGGTAATAGACCCATTGGAACTCCTGGCAATTAATTCTCCTTTCAAATTGAATGGTTTGTATTACATCAAAAAGCAAATGATACCAGCTTTACAACGAGTATTTACACTAGTTGGAGCTGATTTGAATCTGTGGTTTCAAGAAATGCCTCGCCCAGAGCAAAAGGCTTTTGGTAAACACCAACTGAATGCATTGAATCCTAACCGAACTAGAATAGACTCTTACTATCTCTCAAAGCATTGTATCCTTTGTGGTGAGTTGGTCCAGGCATCAACTTATATATGTGGTAAATGTTCTAAAAATGAGGCTGCTGTTGCAACAGCCATGGTTGGAAGAACCTCAAAACTCGAAAGAGAGATTCAACACCTAGCTGAC ATTTGCCGACATTGTGGAGGTGGAGATTGGATCATAGAAAGTGGTGTGAAATGTACATCGCTTGCATGCTCCGTCTTCTTTGAGAGGAGGAAAGTCCAGAAAGAGTTGCAATCTCTGTCTGTTATTGCCGCAGACGCAGACTTCTATCCCAGGTGCATTGTGGAGTGGTTCTAA